One Fusarium poae strain DAOMC 252244 chromosome 4, whole genome shotgun sequence DNA window includes the following coding sequences:
- a CDS encoding hypothetical protein (TransMembrane:5 (i7-26o77-97i109-133o200-225i266-287o)~BUSCO:30224at5125): MTPLKKLILLILFISFMVFVAFFGRIPALRRTPIAALHRLIWIHIPNGIIRVDQLLTGGRVSSYLSRFGNHMLHERHWTIVLFFSLIMIVGECMFIPQAWPKIGPLTKCVVAVTVFLPYLFLYLACSADPGYITPENHAYYMSLYPYDHTLFHPGHICRTCKFLKPPRSKHCSLCKRCVAKSDHHCVFINSCVGYGNQHWFLLLLLSTAFLCTYGGFLGMSIITVRVQRYSPGWSIWKPSHMTITQYLAGWGWGIQDNVNMGASSLLAALTSPLVWGLLLYTMYLVYCGTTTNETLKWSEWKEDMADGFAFRRSMPADREKNERVEPRCARWPVDVQQIIVTTQDGQPPAENLRLPGQGSWERVWNLSDVENLYDMGLWDNLVDVFVADYGFGQRADEPNAERRRRR, translated from the exons ATGACTCCTTTAAAGAAACTCATTCTCTTGATCCTCTTTATTTCGTTCATGGTCTTTGTGGCCTTTTTTGGACGCATACCTGCACTTCG ACGAACGCCGATAGCTGCACTGCACAGGCTAATATGGATTCATATACCAAATGGAATCATTAGAGTAGACCAGTTGCTCACCGGAGGAAGAGTATCAAGCTATTTGTCTCGATTTGGTAACCACATGCTACATGAGCGACACTGGACTATAGTG CTCTTCTTTTCGCTCATTATGATTGTGGGCGAGTGCATGTTTATTCCTCAAGCATGGCCAAAGATCGGACCTCTCACAAAATGCGTTGTCGCTGTCACTGTCTTTCTCCCTTACCTATTTCTCTACCTGGCATGTTCCGCTGATCCAGGCTACATCACGCCCGAGAACCATGCATATTACATGTCGCTCTATCCGTATGATCACACACTATTTCACCCAGGTCATATATGTCGGACTTGCAAATTCCTGAAGCCTCCTCGCTCCAAGCACTGCAGTCTTTGCAAGCGTTGCGTCGCCAAGTCTGACCACCACTGTGTCTTCATCAACTCATGTGTTGGCTATGGAAACCAGCACTGGttcctgttgctgctgttgtccaCAGCTTTTTTGTGCACCTATGGTGGCTTCCTCGGGATGTCAATCATCACGGTGCGGGTGCAAAGATACAGTCCTGGATGGTCTATATGGAAGCCCAGTCATATGACTATCACTCAGTATCTGGCCGGTTGGGGCTGGGGCATCCAGGATAATGTCAACATGGGAGCTTCATCTCTTCTTGCTGCTCTTACATCCCCACTCGTCTGGGGACTGCTCCTCTACACAATGTATCTCGTCTACTGTGGTACTACGACAAACGAGACTCTCAAATGGTCCGAGTGGAAAGAGGACATGGCCGATGGGTTTGCGTTCCGCCGGTCTATGCCCGCAGATCGCGAGAAGAACGAACGAGTCGAGCCTCGTTGTGCACGCTGGCCGGTCGATGTTCAGCAGATAATTGTTACGACCCAGGATGGACAGCCTCCGGCCGAGAATCTCCGACTTCCTGGGCAAGGCTCATGGGAGCGTGTCTGGAATTTGAGCGATGTTGAGAATCTATACGATATGGGACTGTGGGATAATTTGGTTGATGTCTTTGTGGCTGACTATGGATTCGGTCAAAGGGCTGACGAGCCAAATGCAGAGAGACGGCGCAGGAG